A genomic segment from Candidatus Anaeroferrophillus wilburensis encodes:
- a CDS encoding LysM peptidoglycan-binding domain-containing protein, producing MKRTAMLLFSVFLLMLLFLGVGTAKADDALDGVVTQALKSGKSEVYVIKKGDTLWDLSERFYLTPWQWPTLWGANPYILDPHWIYPGNKLNVFPRPGKEKAAKPAADSAASAAPQPSPAEEGTVSIPQKNNFCPILFAAMADDFPQVKGGEGMNDLLIIGDRFFFDDPSNSFNSGELVKVIHYVDEISHRGKPYHLYQEVAVARIRGAREKYAWQGELLAGKAQVVPGDRLIPFQTYPASIKIQPGQTTVAATVLAIDKGRRLADSGSFIVIDQGESGGVKIGEVYAAYDRENAFWRNPTTKVYGDKYADIIVTRVFPDYAVALVANLNLPFTAGVVLQGEKADFPFRLAH from the coding sequence ATGAAACGTACCGCCATGCTACTGTTCAGTGTTTTCCTGCTTATGCTGCTTTTTCTGGGTGTTGGGACTGCTAAGGCTGATGATGCCCTGGATGGCGTTGTTACCCAGGCACTCAAATCCGGGAAAAGTGAGGTGTATGTCATCAAAAAGGGTGATACCCTGTGGGATTTGTCAGAACGCTTCTACCTGACCCCCTGGCAATGGCCGACCTTGTGGGGAGCCAACCCCTACATCCTTGATCCCCACTGGATCTACCCGGGCAACAAACTCAACGTCTTTCCCCGGCCCGGCAAAGAAAAGGCGGCAAAACCTGCGGCAGACTCAGCGGCATCCGCTGCCCCACAGCCCTCACCGGCAGAGGAGGGGACGGTCAGTATTCCCCAGAAAAATAATTTTTGTCCGATTCTCTTTGCCGCCATGGCTGATGACTTCCCCCAGGTCAAGGGGGGAGAGGGGATGAATGACTTGTTGATTATTGGTGACCGTTTTTTCTTCGATGACCCCTCCAACTCTTTCAATTCGGGTGAGTTGGTGAAAGTTATCCATTACGTTGATGAAATTTCCCATCGTGGTAAACCTTATCATTTATACCAGGAAGTGGCCGTTGCCAGAATCAGAGGTGCCCGCGAGAAATATGCCTGGCAGGGGGAGCTGCTTGCCGGCAAAGCCCAGGTGGTTCCCGGTGACCGGCTTATTCCTTTCCAGACCTATCCGGCAAGCATAAAGATTCAGCCCGGGCAAACAACCGTGGCAGCTACGGTGCTGGCCATTGATAAAGGACGCCGGCTGGCCGACTCCGGTTCATTTATTGTTATCGATCAGGGTGAGAGCGGCGGAGTGAAAATTGGCGAGGTCTATGCTGCTTATGACCGGGAGAATGCTTTCTGGCGTAATCCGACAACCAAGGTCTACGGGGATAAATATGCTGATATCATCGTCACCCGGGTTTTCCCTGATTACGCTGTTGCTCTGGTTGCCAATTTAAATCTGCCTTTTACTGCTGGGGTTGTCCTGCAGGGGGAAAAGGCAGATTTTCCCTTTCGTCTTGCCCATTAG